One genomic window of Neisseria sp. oral taxon 014 str. F0314 includes the following:
- a CDS encoding DedA family protein, translating into MIGTVIDFILHIDQHLTALSAQYGMWIYAILFLIIFCETGLVATPFLPGDSLLFAAGGIAAVGGMNIHIMVLILLVAAILGDAVNFMIGKYFGAKLFSNPDSKIFRRAYLEKTHAFYEKHGGKTIIIARFVPIVRTFAPFVAGMGDMHYGRFIRYNIIGALAWVLLFSYLGYFFANIPLVKNNLGLVLGAIIVISILPAVIEIVRAKYAAKK; encoded by the coding sequence GTGATTGGTACCGTTATCGATTTTATCCTCCATATCGATCAGCACCTTACCGCACTTTCCGCACAATACGGCATGTGGATTTACGCGATTCTGTTTTTGATTATTTTCTGTGAAACGGGTTTGGTTGCCACGCCATTCCTGCCCGGCGACTCTTTATTGTTTGCCGCGGGCGGAATTGCCGCCGTCGGCGGGATGAACATCCATATCATGGTGCTGATTCTGCTGGTTGCCGCTATTTTGGGCGATGCGGTCAATTTCATGATTGGCAAATATTTCGGCGCAAAGCTGTTTTCCAATCCCGATTCCAAAATATTCCGCCGCGCCTATCTGGAAAAAACCCATGCGTTCTACGAAAAACACGGCGGCAAGACCATTATCATTGCCCGTTTTGTTCCGATTGTGCGCACCTTTGCCCCGTTCGTGGCCGGTATGGGCGACATGCATTACGGCAGGTTTATCCGCTACAACATCATCGGCGCGCTGGCATGGGTATTGCTGTTTTCGTATTTAGGTTATTTCTTTGCCAATATTCCCTTAGTAAAAAACAACTTAGGCTTGGTTCTGGGTGCAATCATCGTTATTTCCATCCTGCCGGCCGTAATCGAAATAGTACGCGCCAAATATGCGGCAAAAAAATAA
- the ruvX gene encoding Holliday junction resolvase RuvX: MLKAPAGTTLAFDFGEVRIGVAQGDAEVGLSHPLTTVTGGSNEVKFEAVAKLVDEWQPVQFVVGLPVHADGTEHELTRLSRKFGRRLQGRFKLPVYWVDERMSSLYAESLLAEAQVFGRKQKAVLDQVAAQAILQGFFEGGAVEYFNGREEID; this comes from the coding sequence ATGCTTAAAGCGCCTGCCGGTACGACGTTGGCTTTCGATTTCGGCGAAGTGAGAATCGGTGTGGCACAAGGTGATGCGGAAGTAGGTTTGTCCCATCCGCTTACCACGGTAACGGGCGGCAGCAACGAGGTCAAATTCGAAGCGGTGGCGAAACTGGTCGACGAATGGCAGCCCGTGCAATTCGTAGTCGGCCTGCCGGTACATGCCGACGGTACGGAGCACGAACTGACCCGACTGAGCCGGAAATTCGGCAGGCGATTGCAGGGCAGGTTCAAGCTGCCGGTATATTGGGTGGACGAGCGGATGTCGTCGCTATATGCGGAAAGCCTGTTGGCCGAAGCCCAAGTGTTCGGCCGCAAACAAAAAGCCGTGCTTGACCAAGTGGCCGCACAAGCCATTTTGCAGGGGTTTTTTGAGGGTGGGGCGGTCGAATATTTTAATGGCCGCGAAGAAATAGATTGA
- a CDS encoding YqgE/AlgH family protein: protein MNLANHFLVAMPDMDDPFFDGSVVYICEHNEDGALGLIINKPSPVTMDLIFAASDRNIPLRFQDESVMMGGPVHVDRGYVVHTPIGNWQSSMAVTEDVALTSSRDIIENLADPKKVAKALVSIGYSSWGKGQLEQELADNVWLTVPADEGILFDVPYENRYSAAFAKLGIEPASLICGAGHA, encoded by the coding sequence ATGAATTTAGCCAATCATTTTTTAGTTGCGATGCCGGATATGGACGACCCGTTTTTCGACGGTAGCGTGGTCTATATCTGCGAACATAATGAAGACGGCGCTTTGGGGCTGATTATCAACAAGCCTTCGCCGGTTACGATGGATTTGATTTTTGCAGCCAGCGATCGCAATATTCCGCTGCGTTTTCAAGACGAAAGCGTGATGATGGGCGGGCCGGTACATGTCGATCGCGGTTATGTGGTGCATACGCCGATCGGCAACTGGCAAAGCAGTATGGCGGTTACGGAAGATGTCGCATTGACGTCTTCGCGCGATATTATCGAAAATCTCGCCGACCCGAAAAAGGTTGCCAAGGCGCTGGTCAGCATTGGTTATTCGAGCTGGGGAAAAGGCCAGTTGGAGCAGGAATTGGCAGATAATGTATGGCTTACCGTGCCTGCCGATGAAGGGATTTTATTCGATGTGCCGTATGAAAACCGTTATAGCGCGGCGTTTGCCAAGCTGGGCATCGAACCTGCTTCTCTGATTTGCGGAGCGGGACATGCTTAA
- a CDS encoding CreA family protein has translation MRHQLFIAVAALILAACGGSDADKIGRASTVFNMLGKNDRIEVEGFDDPDVKGVACYISYAKKGGLKETVNLEEDASDASVSCVQTADIIRYREEAVIKPKEVFKRSASVAFKSQQIIRYYDGKRKAFAYLVYSDKIIQGSPKNSLSAVSCYNGQKADEREIAGVPNRQIFGSCVVDVAAAAKR, from the coding sequence ATGAGACATCAATTATTTATAGCGGTTGCCGCCCTGATATTGGCGGCCTGCGGCGGCAGCGATGCAGATAAAATCGGCAGGGCCAGTACGGTATTCAATATGCTGGGTAAAAACGACCGTATCGAAGTGGAAGGTTTTGACGACCCCGATGTTAAGGGAGTGGCCTGTTATATTTCTTACGCGAAAAAGGGCGGTTTGAAGGAAACGGTCAACCTAGAAGAAGATGCCAGCGATGCTTCGGTGTCGTGCGTGCAGACGGCGGACATTATCCGTTATCGTGAAGAGGCAGTCATCAAGCCTAAGGAAGTGTTCAAACGCAGTGCCAGCGTGGCTTTTAAGAGCCAGCAGATTATCCGCTATTACGATGGGAAGCGTAAGGCTTTTGCTTATTTGGTGTATAGCGACAAGATTATCCAAGGTTCGCCGAAAAATTCGTTGAGCGCGGTGTCCTGCTACAACGGCCAAAAGGCGGACGAGCGGGAGATTGCGGGGGTGCCGAACCGGCAGATTTTCGGTTCGTGCGTTGTTGACGTGGCTGCGGCTGCCAAACGGTAA
- a CDS encoding peptidoglycan DD-metalloendopeptidase family protein, whose translation MRYKPLLLALLISFSAPAFAAHNAAKSKENKAQSVKEQNIKSKKDTAKASGNKTSKQTVGKTSGKKTDADEPAGKQSRKGKADNKKNDTRQDKEDSKTTKRDKSEKQENPKSRKGKETLKGKEKTDEDKPSANVKKETAKADRKHKQDADQDEGGRGRKAAKKSDKQAERQENNEQQPDAIIGKNGTPQMRAAVTAAANDLESKKALHNRADALLVHVAATLRQTRNDLAGINRQQRDAWDKFQKLNADLGRLKTEVSSMRAQISRFVSGNYKNSQPNAVALFLKKAEPGQKTRFLRYTRYINTANEQVIRDLSKQQQELAAQENKINAELTRLKRLQAGVQSALRKQGVHNTAEQNESRRQNAQMAKDARKLLNRKDSEQRLNTLLDNLNKRKAEQHRKEAEARKKAAEARLAAADKARKAKAAEQKSTDGQSATSGLTAEDMNLRAPVTAGHYISTNPNSFSRMQGRLKKPVQGTLAGLFGHDRGDGEVWKGVFYQAVPSTVSSIAAGTVVYASELEGYGKVVVVDHGEGYVSIYSGLGSISVADGSRIDAGAPLGISGVLPGGEEGLYLEIRYNGQNMNPLSWIN comes from the coding sequence ATGCGTTACAAACCCCTCTTACTCGCCCTGTTAATCTCGTTTTCCGCTCCGGCATTTGCTGCCCACAACGCCGCTAAAAGCAAGGAAAACAAAGCCCAATCCGTCAAAGAACAAAATATAAAAAGCAAAAAAGACACCGCCAAAGCAAGCGGAAACAAAACTTCGAAACAAACAGTCGGAAAAACCTCTGGCAAAAAAACGGATGCAGACGAGCCGGCAGGCAAACAATCACGCAAAGGAAAGGCGGACAATAAGAAAAACGACACACGGCAGGACAAAGAAGACAGTAAAACCACCAAACGGGACAAATCCGAAAAACAAGAAAACCCGAAAAGCCGCAAAGGAAAGGAAACACTGAAAGGAAAAGAGAAAACCGACGAAGACAAACCGTCGGCCAACGTCAAAAAAGAAACGGCCAAAGCAGACCGGAAACACAAACAAGACGCCGACCAAGATGAAGGCGGCAGAGGCAGAAAAGCCGCAAAGAAATCAGACAAGCAGGCCGAACGGCAGGAAAATAACGAGCAACAACCCGATGCCATTATCGGCAAAAACGGCACACCTCAGATGCGCGCCGCCGTTACTGCGGCAGCCAATGATTTGGAAAGCAAAAAAGCATTGCACAACCGCGCCGACGCATTGCTGGTTCACGTTGCAGCCACATTGCGCCAAACGCGTAACGACCTTGCGGGCATCAACCGGCAGCAGCGGGACGCCTGGGACAAATTCCAAAAGCTGAATGCCGATTTAGGCCGTCTGAAAACCGAAGTTTCCAGTATGCGCGCGCAGATTTCCCGTTTTGTATCGGGGAACTATAAAAACAGCCAGCCCAATGCGGTTGCCCTGTTCCTGAAAAAAGCCGAACCCGGCCAGAAAACCCGTTTCCTGCGCTATACCCGCTACATCAATACCGCCAACGAACAGGTCATACGCGATTTGTCGAAACAGCAGCAGGAATTGGCCGCACAGGAAAATAAAATCAATGCCGAACTTACGCGCCTGAAGCGTCTTCAGGCCGGCGTCCAGTCCGCATTGCGCAAGCAAGGCGTGCACAACACCGCCGAGCAAAACGAAAGCCGCCGCCAGAATGCACAAATGGCAAAGGACGCACGAAAACTGCTCAACCGAAAAGACAGCGAGCAGCGGCTGAACACCTTATTGGACAACCTCAACAAACGCAAAGCGGAACAACACAGAAAAGAGGCCGAGGCGCGCAAAAAAGCCGCCGAAGCGCGCTTGGCTGCCGCAGATAAAGCGCGCAAAGCCAAGGCGGCCGAGCAAAAATCGACGGACGGCCAGTCTGCCACGTCCGGTCTGACCGCCGAAGACATGAACCTGCGCGCCCCCGTTACCGCGGGCCATTACATTTCCACCAACCCCAACAGCTTCAGCCGTATGCAAGGCCGTCTGAAAAAGCCGGTTCAAGGCACATTGGCAGGACTGTTCGGACATGACCGCGGCGACGGCGAAGTATGGAAAGGCGTGTTCTACCAAGCCGTTCCTTCGACCGTCAGCAGCATTGCGGCCGGTACGGTCGTTTATGCCTCCGAACTGGAAGGCTACGGCAAAGTCGTGGTTGTCGACCACGGCGAAGGTTACGTCAGCATCTATTCGGGGCTGGGCAGTATTTCCGTTGCCGACGGCAGCCGGATTGACGCCGGTGCGCCCCTAGGCATCAGCGGCGTACTGCCGGGCGGCGAAGAAGGCCTGTATTTGGAAATCCGCTACAACGGTCAGAATATGAACCCGCTCTCCTGGATAAACTGA
- a CDS encoding S41 family peptidase produces MSNSTLKKVALYTLGAFSGVALSLSLQSFAAEKAKKEESLPVQSIRTMAEVYGQIKANYYQDKPDSELFEGAMKGMVAGLDPHSEYMDKKDYADLKESTSGEFGGLGMEIGQEDGFVKVIAPIEDTPAERAGVKSGDFIVKIDDVSTRGMTVSEAVKKMRGKPGTKITLTLSRKNADKPIVVNLTRAIIKVKSVRHHLLESGYGYIRVSQFQERTVPGITEAAKDLTKLNKGPLKGLILDLRDDPGGLLNGAVGVSAAFLKPDVNVVSTKGRDGKAGMVLKATPEDYLLSAGKDPLSGLPAELKTIPLTVLINSGSASASEIVAGALQDHKRAVVVGTQSFGKGSVQTVIPLSNGSAVKLTTALYYTPNDRSIQAQGIVPDIEVKDKDRAFESREADLIGHIGNPNGGEDVKSRSDYQEIDKSEAGKTDGKGKQDKKKDEADLSSRRIPNPAKDDQLRKALELVKNPAEWQKSLGLAAKKPVQKKTKKDEDK; encoded by the coding sequence ATGTCGAATTCCACTTTGAAAAAAGTCGCACTTTACACTCTGGGCGCATTCAGCGGCGTCGCACTCAGCCTCAGCCTACAAAGCTTTGCAGCCGAGAAGGCAAAAAAAGAAGAATCCCTGCCGGTACAGTCCATCCGCACGATGGCGGAGGTATACGGCCAAATCAAAGCCAACTATTATCAGGACAAACCCGATTCCGAGCTGTTCGAAGGCGCCATGAAAGGTATGGTCGCAGGCCTTGACCCACATTCGGAATATATGGACAAAAAAGACTACGCCGACCTAAAAGAATCCACCAGCGGCGAATTCGGCGGTTTGGGTATGGAAATCGGACAGGAAGACGGTTTCGTCAAAGTTATCGCCCCGATTGAAGATACGCCCGCCGAGCGAGCCGGCGTAAAAAGCGGCGACTTCATCGTCAAAATCGACGACGTATCCACCCGCGGCATGACCGTCAGCGAAGCGGTTAAAAAAATGCGCGGCAAACCGGGTACCAAAATCACCCTGACCCTGTCGCGCAAGAATGCCGACAAGCCCATCGTCGTCAACCTGACCCGCGCCATCATCAAAGTCAAAAGCGTGCGCCACCACTTGCTCGAATCCGGCTACGGCTACATCCGCGTTTCCCAGTTCCAAGAACGCACGGTTCCGGGCATTACCGAAGCGGCCAAGGATTTGACCAAGCTCAACAAAGGCCCGCTGAAAGGCCTGATTCTTGACTTGCGCGACGATCCGGGCGGCCTGCTCAACGGCGCGGTCGGCGTGTCCGCAGCCTTTTTGAAACCCGATGTCAACGTCGTCAGCACCAAAGGACGCGACGGCAAAGCAGGCATGGTGCTTAAAGCCACGCCCGAAGATTATCTGCTGTCCGCCGGCAAAGACCCGCTCTCAGGACTGCCGGCCGAGTTGAAAACCATCCCGCTGACCGTGTTGATCAACTCAGGTTCGGCTTCCGCTTCCGAAATCGTGGCCGGCGCGTTGCAAGACCACAAACGCGCCGTCGTAGTCGGTACGCAGAGTTTCGGCAAAGGTTCGGTGCAAACCGTTATCCCGTTGTCCAACGGCAGCGCGGTCAAACTGACCACCGCCCTGTACTACACGCCGAACGACCGTTCCATCCAAGCGCAGGGTATCGTGCCCGACATAGAAGTCAAAGACAAAGACCGTGCCTTTGAAAGCCGCGAAGCCGACTTAATCGGCCACATCGGCAACCCGAACGGCGGCGAGGATGTGAAAAGCCGCAGCGATTATCAGGAAATCGATAAGTCCGAAGCAGGCAAAACCGACGGCAAGGGCAAACAGGACAAGAAAAAAGACGAAGCCGACCTATCGTCGCGCCGCATCCCGAATCCGGCCAAAGACGACCAGCTCCGCAAAGCGCTTGAATTGGTCAAAAATCCGGCGGAATGGCAAAAATCCTTAGGCTTGGCGGCGAAAAAACCCGTTCAGAAAAAAACGAAAAAAGACGAGGATAAATAA
- the radA gene encoding DNA repair protein RadA, with product MAKAPKTIYQCTECGGTSPKWQGKCPHCGEWNTLQESLAAPEPKNARFQSWAADTSTVQSLSAVTATEVPRNPTGMGELDRVLGDGLVDGAVILLGGDPGIGKSTLLLQTIAKMAQSRKVLYVSGEESAQQVALRAQRLELPTEGVNLLAEIRMEAIQAALKQHQPEVVVIDSIQTMYSDQITSAPGSVSQVRECAAQLTRMAKQMGIAMILVGHVTKDGAIAGPRVLEHMVDTVLYFEGDQHSNYRMIRAIKNRFGAANELGVFAMTENGLKGVSNPSAIFLASYRDDTPGSCVLVTQEGSRPLLVEIQALVDDAHGFTPKRLTVGLEQNRLAMLLAVLNRHGGIACFDQDVFLNAVGGVKIGEPAADLAVILAMLSSFRNRPLPEKMVAFGEIGLSGEVRPVARGQERLKEAEKLGFKRAIVPKANMPRNPKEFPNLEIFGIGSLQEAVDICRNAAE from the coding sequence ATGGCAAAAGCCCCCAAAACCATCTACCAATGCACCGAATGCGGCGGCACTTCTCCGAAATGGCAGGGCAAATGCCCGCATTGCGGCGAGTGGAACACGCTTCAGGAAAGCCTAGCCGCGCCCGAACCGAAAAACGCCCGCTTCCAATCTTGGGCGGCGGACACCTCGACCGTCCAATCCCTCTCCGCCGTGACCGCTACCGAAGTGCCGCGCAATCCGACCGGCATGGGCGAACTCGACCGCGTATTGGGCGACGGCTTGGTCGATGGCGCGGTTATCCTGCTCGGCGGCGACCCCGGCATCGGCAAATCCACGCTGCTGTTGCAAACCATCGCCAAAATGGCGCAAAGCCGTAAAGTGCTGTATGTTTCCGGCGAAGAATCCGCCCAACAGGTCGCCCTGCGCGCGCAACGTTTGGAACTGCCCACCGAAGGCGTAAACCTGCTTGCCGAAATCCGCATGGAAGCGATTCAAGCGGCCTTGAAACAGCACCAGCCCGAAGTCGTCGTTATCGACTCCATCCAAACCATGTATTCCGACCAAATCACTTCCGCCCCCGGCTCCGTGTCGCAGGTGCGCGAATGTGCTGCCCAACTGACGCGCATGGCAAAACAAATGGGCATCGCCATGATACTGGTCGGACACGTTACCAAAGACGGCGCGATTGCCGGCCCGCGCGTGCTGGAACACATGGTCGATACCGTGCTGTATTTCGAGGGCGACCAACATTCCAACTACCGCATGATACGCGCCATCAAAAACCGCTTCGGCGCAGCAAACGAACTGGGCGTATTCGCCATGACCGAAAACGGTTTGAAAGGCGTGTCCAACCCGTCCGCCATCTTCCTTGCCAGCTACCGCGACGACACGCCCGGCTCGTGCGTTTTGGTCACGCAGGAAGGCAGCCGCCCGCTTCTGGTCGAAATTCAGGCATTGGTCGATGACGCGCACGGTTTCACCCCCAAACGCCTCACTGTCGGCCTCGAACAAAACCGCCTCGCCATGCTGCTCGCCGTCCTCAACCGCCACGGCGGCATCGCCTGCTTCGACCAAGACGTGTTCCTCAACGCCGTCGGCGGCGTCAAAATCGGTGAACCCGCCGCCGACCTCGCCGTCATCCTCGCCATGCTCTCCAGCTTCCGCAACCGCCCGCTGCCCGAAAAAATGGTCGCCTTCGGCGAAATCGGTTTAAGCGGCGAAGTCCGCCCCGTCGCACGCGGACAAGAGCGGCTCAAAGAAGCGGAAAAGCTCGGCTTCAAACGTGCCATCGTCCCCAAAGCCAATATGCCGCGCAATCCGAAAGAATTTCCTAATCTGGAAATCTTCGGCATCGGCAGCTTGCAGGAAGCGGTGGATATTTGCCGGAACGCAGCCGAATAA
- a CDS encoding ferredoxin--NADP reductase, whose product MAASPEAKFTEETVLWVKHHTPKLMTFAISRPESYRFSAGQFSRLGFRDGEGFIWRAYSVVSAEYADTLEYFAVLIEGGPMSARFAVMKEGDAILLDKTATGFLLPERFPDGKDLVLLCTGSGIAPFLSILEQPEVWRRFDSISLVHSVSYADELIFNDRLAALAEHPLIEEHYCKFRFAPVTTREQTEGALSGKRIPALLESGELAAKLGMEFNTAATRFMVCGNPAMVKDTFQTLLDMGFAMHRNRLPGQIMMENGF is encoded by the coding sequence ATGGCAGCCTCACCAGAAGCCAAATTCACCGAAGAAACCGTGTTGTGGGTCAAACACCATACGCCCAAACTGATGACTTTTGCCATCAGCCGTCCGGAATCTTACCGTTTTTCCGCCGGACAATTTTCCCGTCTCGGCTTCCGCGACGGCGAAGGCTTCATTTGGCGTGCTTATTCCGTCGTGTCCGCCGAATACGCCGACACGCTCGAATATTTCGCCGTATTAATTGAAGGCGGGCCGATGTCCGCCCGTTTTGCGGTTATGAAAGAGGGCGACGCCATCCTGCTCGACAAAACCGCCACCGGCTTTTTGCTGCCCGAACGTTTCCCCGACGGCAAAGATTTGGTGTTGTTGTGCACCGGTTCCGGCATCGCCCCGTTTCTGTCCATTTTGGAGCAGCCCGAAGTCTGGCGGCGCTTCGACAGCATTTCGCTGGTGCATTCCGTGTCTTATGCCGACGAGCTGATTTTCAACGACCGTCTGGCCGCGTTGGCGGAACATCCTCTGATTGAAGAACACTACTGCAAATTCCGGTTCGCGCCGGTTACCACCCGCGAGCAGACCGAAGGCGCATTAAGTGGCAAACGCATTCCCGCATTACTGGAAAGCGGCGAACTGGCCGCGAAACTGGGTATGGAATTTAATACCGCCGCCACGCGGTTTATGGTCTGCGGCAATCCGGCGATGGTGAAGGACACCTTCCAAACGCTGCTCGACATGGGTTTTGCCATGCACCGCAACCGCCTGCCCGGGCAGATTATGATGGAAAACGGTTTCTGA
- a CDS encoding PLP-dependent aspartate aminotransferase family protein: MKFATKAIHSSYDCDEHNRALMPPIYQNSMFALHEIGEQVPYRYSRLSNPTRQVLEDTIADLERGAAGFAFSSGMAGIDAVWRTFLRPGDTIVAVADIYGGAYDLLVDVYKEWGVNVVFADLGNPDRLDELLAAHNVKLVWLETPSNPLLRLVDIKALAAKAHAAGALVGIDNTFATPYLQQPLEMGCDIVFHSATKYLCGHSDVLMGIVAVKTKELAKPLHDMMVHTGAIAGPMDCWLVLRGIKTLALRMEAHCKNALDIARRLEAHPAVEKVFYPGLPSHEHYELAKTQMPKGIGGVVTVYLKNDTREAANSVIKNMKLVKMASSLGGVESLVNHCYSQSHSGVPHDVKMEMGIKVGLLRFSIGIEEADDIWNDISKALDSTL, translated from the coding sequence ATGAAATTCGCCACCAAAGCCATCCATTCCAGCTACGATTGCGACGAACACAACCGCGCGCTGATGCCGCCGATTTATCAGAACAGTATGTTCGCGCTGCACGAAATCGGCGAGCAGGTTCCCTACCGCTATTCGCGCCTGAGCAATCCGACCCGTCAGGTTTTGGAAGACACGATTGCCGACTTGGAACGCGGGGCAGCGGGTTTTGCCTTTTCCAGCGGTATGGCGGGCATTGATGCCGTGTGGCGTACATTCCTGCGTCCGGGCGATACCATCGTCGCCGTTGCCGATATTTACGGCGGCGCGTATGACTTGTTGGTTGACGTATATAAAGAGTGGGGCGTAAACGTCGTCTTTGCCGATTTGGGCAACCCCGACCGCTTGGACGAACTGCTTGCCGCGCACAATGTGAAACTGGTTTGGCTGGAAACCCCGTCCAACCCGCTTTTACGACTGGTGGACATCAAAGCGCTTGCCGCCAAAGCCCACGCCGCCGGCGCATTAGTCGGCATCGACAACACCTTCGCCACGCCGTATCTGCAACAACCGCTGGAGATGGGCTGCGACATCGTGTTCCACTCCGCCACCAAATACCTTTGCGGCCACTCCGACGTATTGATGGGCATCGTCGCCGTCAAAACCAAAGAACTGGCGAAACCGCTGCACGACATGATGGTGCATACCGGTGCGATTGCCGGCCCGATGGACTGCTGGCTGGTGTTGCGCGGCATCAAAACGCTCGCCTTACGCATGGAAGCGCACTGCAAAAACGCGCTCGACATCGCCCGCCGCCTCGAAGCCCATCCCGCCGTAGAAAAAGTGTTCTATCCCGGCCTGCCGTCGCACGAACATTACGAACTGGCGAAAACCCAAATGCCCAAAGGCATAGGCGGTGTGGTAACGGTTTACCTCAAAAACGACACGCGCGAAGCGGCAAACAGCGTGATTAAAAACATGAAACTGGTCAAAATGGCGTCCAGCCTCGGCGGTGTCGAAAGTCTGGTCAACCATTGCTATTCCCAGTCACACAGTGGCGTGCCGCATGATGTGAAAATGGAAATGGGCATCAAAGTCGGCTTGCTGCGCTTCTCCATCGGCATCGAAGAGGCGGACGATATTTGGAACGATATTTCCAAGGCTTTGGATTCGACGTTGTAA
- the folE2 gene encoding GTP cyclohydrolase FolE2 produces the protein MNAIADVQSSRDLRNLPINQVGIKDLRFPITLNTAEGSQSTVARLTMTVFLPADQKGTHMSRFVALMEQQTEALDFDRLHKLTAEMVALLDSHSGKISVSFPFFRKKSAPVSGIQSLLDYDVTLTGEIKNGAYSHNLKVMVPVTSLCPCSKEISQYGAHNQRSHVTVSLTANAEVGIEEIIDCVEAQASCQLYGLLKRPDEKYVTEKAYENPKFVEDMVRDVATALIADGRIESFIVESENFESIHNHSAYAYIAYP, from the coding sequence ATGAACGCCATTGCAGACGTGCAATCCAGCCGCGATTTACGCAATCTGCCGATTAACCAGGTCGGTATCAAAGACCTGCGCTTTCCGATTACTTTGAATACCGCCGAAGGCAGCCAATCCACCGTCGCCCGCCTGACCATGACGGTTTTCCTGCCCGCCGACCAAAAAGGCACGCATATGTCGCGCTTCGTGGCGTTGATGGAACAACAAACCGAGGCTTTGGATTTCGACAGGCTGCACAAACTGACCGCCGAAATGGTCGCGCTTTTAGACTCCCATTCCGGCAAAATCAGCGTTTCCTTCCCCTTCTTCCGCAAAAAATCCGCACCTGTTTCCGGCATCCAATCCCTGCTGGACTACGACGTTACCCTGACGGGCGAAATCAAAAACGGCGCATACAGCCATAATTTGAAAGTCATGGTACCCGTGACCTCTTTGTGTCCGTGTTCCAAAGAAATTTCCCAATACGGCGCGCACAACCAACGCTCGCACGTTACCGTCAGCCTGACTGCCAACGCCGAAGTCGGCATCGAGGAAATCATCGACTGCGTGGAAGCGCAGGCAAGCTGCCAGCTTTACGGCCTGCTCAAACGCCCCGATGAAAAATACGTTACCGAAAAAGCCTATGAAAACCCGAAATTCGTAGAAGACATGGTGCGCGACGTAGCCACCGCGCTGATTGCCGACGGACGCATCGAAAGCTTCATCGTCGAAAGCGAAAACTTCGAGTCGATACACAACCACTCGGCTTACGCCTATATTGCTTATCCTTAA
- a CDS encoding endonuclease/exonuclease/phosphatase family protein → MSPTPVTVTSYNMHKGMSALNRKVQLNSMADALHDLRSDVFFLQEVQGRHQARSNKIDGFPEQPHYDFLGERLSYNRSYGKNAVYPQRHHGNAILSRLPIETLHNLNITVNRLEQRGVLHCEVLPEGWETSLVCLCAHLNLREPDRAKQYRAIFEYVSMHVDPASPLIIAGDFNDWREKSALSLGKALNLDEVFVDGNGRRPKTFPSRMPFLSLDRVYTRNLEVLDAQIHNNKHWQHLSDHLPLSVKVRPKLKLPR, encoded by the coding sequence ATGTCCCCAACACCCGTTACCGTAACTTCCTACAACATGCACAAAGGCATGTCGGCACTCAACCGCAAAGTACAGCTTAATAGTATGGCCGACGCACTGCATGATTTGCGTTCGGACGTATTTTTCTTACAGGAAGTGCAGGGCAGGCATCAGGCGCGCAGTAATAAGATAGACGGTTTTCCCGAACAGCCGCATTACGATTTTCTGGGTGAGCGGCTGTCGTACAACCGCAGTTACGGCAAAAACGCCGTCTATCCGCAGCGACATCACGGCAACGCCATTCTGAGCCGCCTGCCGATTGAAACGCTGCATAATCTGAACATCACCGTCAACCGTTTGGAACAGCGCGGCGTGCTGCATTGCGAAGTGCTGCCCGAAGGTTGGGAAACATCGCTGGTGTGCCTGTGCGCCCACCTTAACCTGCGTGAACCCGACCGCGCCAAGCAATACCGCGCTATTTTCGAGTATGTCAGTATGCACGTCGACCCTGCCAGCCCGCTGATTATTGCCGGTGATTTTAACGACTGGCGCGAAAAATCTGCGCTGTCGCTGGGAAAAGCCTTGAATTTGGACGAAGTATTCGTCGACGGCAACGGCCGCCGTCCTAAAACTTTTCCTTCCCGTATGCCTTTTTTAAGCCTTGACCGTGTGTATACCCGCAATTTGGAAGTGCTTGATGCGCAAATCCACAACAACAAACACTGGCAGCACCTCTCCGACCACCTGCCCCTGAGCGTAAAAGTCAGGCCGAAACTGAAATTGCCGAGATAG